One Methylosarcina fibrata AML-C10 DNA segment encodes these proteins:
- a CDS encoding RNA polymerase sigma factor, with translation MAGIQLPDTLNMDALFYGHKIELTRHLAKIVKCDETAADLVQESYLILHKASQRQTIEHPRGFLFRIATHLAFNYLRRNKIADTHSQHLTNDDQASPSAEHLVTEKQRLERFVRIVEELPPRCRDVFVLFKVHGMSQKEIAEELGISVSGVEKHIARGLSCIRRQLLAWDGE, from the coding sequence ATGGCAGGAATACAGCTACCCGATACGCTCAATATGGACGCCCTGTTTTACGGGCACAAGATCGAATTGACAAGACATTTGGCAAAGATTGTAAAATGCGACGAGACCGCGGCCGATCTGGTTCAGGAAAGTTATTTGATCCTGCATAAAGCCTCGCAACGGCAAACCATCGAGCATCCGCGCGGCTTTCTGTTCCGCATTGCCACTCATCTGGCGTTCAATTACCTGAGGCGGAACAAGATCGCCGACACGCATTCGCAGCATCTGACGAACGACGATCAGGCCAGTCCGTCCGCCGAGCATCTGGTGACCGAAAAGCAGCGGCTGGAGCGTTTTGTCCGGATCGTTGAAGAATTGCCGCCGCGCTGCCGCGATGTATTTGTCTTGTTCAAAGTGCATGGCATGAGCCAGAAGGAAATTGCCGAAGAACTGGGCATCAGCGTCAGCGGGGTGGAAAAACACATCGCCAGGGGACTGAGCTGCATCCGCCGGCAATTGTTGGCATGGGACGGCGAGTGA
- a CDS encoding FecR family protein, translating into MTVPAATDIAETLQDEAIEWMIRLSAESCPADELQAFDQWLQQSPGHQAAYAEIARRMDWLERVAKNDAAVRKAALRYRSEPQEHAGRRWLKLASAASILLAVGVATFSSEGWYGSSAHYRSARGGRETVDLADGSRLELNTDSEVKVRLNRWQRSVQVVKGEVYFSVAHQTERPFIVTAGAGRSIDIGTEFEVYRQGGQVIIAVREGSVRVEAKQSRELTASQTVAYDPNGDFIDPPAQFDIDAATAWRRGKLIFDNRRLDEVLSEMSRYHNVQLQLSDRKLADNKVSGTFFIDRLDGNLATIANSLNLTVRYAGSGKIVLARH; encoded by the coding sequence ATGACCGTCCCTGCCGCAACCGACATCGCCGAAACACTCCAGGATGAAGCCATCGAATGGATGATCCGCCTGAGCGCGGAAAGTTGCCCGGCCGACGAGTTGCAGGCCTTCGATCAGTGGCTGCAACAAAGCCCCGGACATCAGGCGGCCTATGCCGAAATCGCTCGCCGCATGGACTGGCTGGAACGCGTTGCCAAAAACGACGCCGCCGTCCGAAAGGCCGCCCTGCGTTACCGCTCGGAACCGCAAGAACACGCCGGACGGCGTTGGTTGAAGTTGGCCTCGGCGGCTTCAATCCTGCTGGCCGTCGGCGTGGCCACGTTTTCATCGGAAGGCTGGTACGGCAGCAGCGCCCATTACCGGTCCGCGCGCGGAGGCCGTGAAACCGTCGATCTGGCCGACGGTTCGCGGCTGGAATTGAACACCGACAGTGAAGTTAAAGTACGCCTCAATCGCTGGCAACGATCGGTCCAAGTTGTCAAAGGCGAAGTCTATTTCAGCGTGGCGCACCAGACCGAGCGGCCGTTCATCGTCACCGCCGGGGCCGGCCGCAGTATCGACATCGGCACCGAATTCGAGGTCTATCGCCAGGGCGGACAAGTCATTATTGCGGTCCGGGAAGGCAGCGTCCGCGTCGAAGCCAAACAAAGCCGCGAACTGACCGCATCGCAGACCGTCGCTTATGACCCAAACGGCGATTTCATCGATCCGCCTGCTCAATTCGACATTGACGCCGCCACCGCCTGGCGGCGAGGCAAACTGATTTTCGACAATCGCCGGCTGGATGAAGTACTGTCCGAAATGAGTCGCTATCACAACGTGCAGTTGCAGTTGTCCGACCGAAAGCTGGCCGACAACAAAGTCAGCGGCACCTTTTTTATCGACCGCCTGGATGGCAACCTCGCCACCATCGCCAACAGTTTGAATCTGACCGTTCGTTATGCAGGCAGCGGCAAAATCGTGCTGGCCAGGCATTGA
- a CDS encoding PepSY-associated TM helix domain-containing protein, whose amino-acid sequence MNPARLQRLKERRRVWFQVHLYLGLIAGAVLVVVGLTGSIAVFYWELQEVLNAGQMQIEAPPEGQRRLHSLDEIVAAAETIKPEGSRFDKVYYPRNEHLAYKLLYVLPSPPNGSGDEYYVFVDPYTAKATGKQLWHPYQRYWGRPFVSFVMQLHWCLLLGRTGGTLVGILGVLAIISVLTGLIVWWPLTGKWRQALIFKPGAGAARRNYDLHKFAGVYLSAVLLVVLFSGVYFNLPERVNVLVEPFSHLTRPNAWEGLPSQTYHSTVRRDQKPIGPAAVEAAVNRRYPSGRFWMLTAPKGPDGIYYVWKRDVDELGPFIGYREFVIDQYSGELLEVYESGTGSAGDVLLDWQWPLHSGQAFGWPGRALVFLSGLACPVLYVTGIIRWLQKRRAKKWTGLQKPSR is encoded by the coding sequence TTGAACCCCGCCCGTCTGCAGCGCCTGAAAGAGCGCCGTCGTGTTTGGTTTCAAGTGCATCTGTATCTCGGCCTGATCGCCGGCGCGGTGTTGGTCGTCGTCGGCCTGACCGGCAGCATTGCGGTGTTTTACTGGGAATTGCAGGAAGTGCTAAACGCCGGACAGATGCAGATCGAAGCGCCGCCGGAAGGGCAGCGCCGCCTGCATTCCCTGGATGAAATCGTCGCGGCGGCAGAAACCATTAAACCGGAAGGCAGCCGTTTCGACAAGGTGTATTACCCTCGCAATGAACACCTTGCCTACAAGCTGCTGTATGTTCTTCCGTCGCCGCCCAACGGCAGTGGCGACGAATATTACGTCTTTGTCGATCCTTACACCGCAAAAGCGACCGGGAAGCAACTGTGGCATCCTTACCAGCGCTATTGGGGGCGGCCTTTCGTCAGTTTCGTGATGCAGCTCCATTGGTGTTTGTTGCTCGGCAGAACCGGCGGCACGCTGGTCGGCATTCTGGGCGTGTTGGCGATCATCTCGGTATTGACCGGACTGATCGTCTGGTGGCCGTTGACCGGAAAGTGGCGGCAGGCGCTGATCTTCAAACCGGGTGCCGGTGCCGCTCGCCGCAATTACGATCTGCACAAGTTCGCCGGCGTCTATTTGTCGGCCGTATTGCTCGTGGTGTTGTTCTCGGGCGTGTATTTCAATCTGCCGGAGCGGGTCAATGTGCTGGTCGAACCGTTTTCGCACCTGACCCGGCCCAACGCCTGGGAAGGCCTGCCGTCGCAAACTTACCATTCCACGGTTCGGCGGGACCAAAAACCGATCGGACCCGCGGCGGTGGAAGCGGCGGTCAATCGCCGCTATCCCTCCGGGCGCTTCTGGATGCTGACCGCGCCGAAAGGGCCAGACGGCATTTATTACGTTTGGAAACGCGACGTGGACGAACTCGGACCGTTCATCGGCTACCGGGAGTTCGTCATCGACCAATACAGCGGCGAACTCCTGGAAGTGTACGAGTCCGGCACCGGCAGCGCCGGCGACGTGCTGCTGGACTGGCAGTGGCCGCTGCATTCGGGCCAGGCGTTCGGCTGGCCGGGCAGGGCGCTGGTGTTTTTGTCCGGGCTCGCTTGTCCGGTGCTGTATGTGACCGGGATTATCCGCTGGCTGCAAAAACGGCGGGCAAAAAAATGGACCGGTCTACAAAAACCGAGCAGGTAG
- a CDS encoding TonB-dependent siderophore receptor has protein sequence MSRPNTIHPTRRMNTLATAVTATLCLAPLGSPADDNGRRALHIPSQSLQTAINQLSEQADWQISYPAELVKGLTAPSVSGQYSAREALDRLLSGSGLIAVKTPNGAVTVVKAEARPEAEAGKAEAALLAPMTVTGSAEYDAADPYNPDYNRPNATTATKTDTPIMETPVSIQVIPKAILADKQITTLPDAVNGQVSGVLGRTGGGYLYDNFIIRGLAGSGFGDAYRNGLFNRQDIYDIANIERIDILKGPAAVLYGRIEPGGLVNYVTKKPLDTAYYSIQQQFGSYDQYRTLMDATGPIDQNKTLLYRINGSYTNNQSFRDFVGNERFFVAPVVTWRPTDRIETHLELEYKHDRFNADFGIPAINGRPAPIPITRTLKDGPDRQSVESTLVGFDWTYRLNEDWKITQRYLFKDWTLSGPTLFNFGGLDADNRTLNRTAYKSVQDVMTHSGNLDLNGKFDLLGSRHNLLIGFDGFLASTESPSASEAAPSIDIFNPVYGLVDFDALTTDNGFFYRKESWLGAYVQDQITFFDRLHLLLGGRYDNVTTGANFSPMSLAAARAGRVAQKDDAFSPRLGLLYQALDWLSLYGNYTKSFSGNNGVSADGAKFDPQRGKQYEIGIKAETPDKRLSSTLALFHLTKTNLLTDDPNEADPNFQILAGAIRSRGIEFDLAGQITDRLHLLTTYAYTEAKYTQDFDGLQGNRLENVPRHQGSLWGTWQFNEAFKAGLGVVAVGRRWGDADNTFILPGYVRLDAMAAYTHTVGRHRFTAQLNVNNLLDKEYYANSDGSDLDVIPGSPINVFGSLKYEF, from the coding sequence ATGTCACGACCGAATACGATCCACCCAACCCGCCGGATGAACACGCTGGCGACGGCCGTCACCGCAACTCTTTGTCTGGCGCCGCTCGGCTCGCCCGCTGACGATAACGGCAGGCGCGCGCTGCACATTCCATCCCAATCATTGCAGACGGCCATCAATCAGCTTTCCGAACAGGCCGACTGGCAAATCAGCTATCCCGCCGAGCTGGTCAAGGGACTGACCGCGCCCTCCGTCTCCGGACAATACAGCGCCCGGGAGGCTCTGGACAGACTTCTGTCCGGCAGTGGCCTGATTGCCGTGAAGACGCCGAACGGCGCCGTTACGGTGGTGAAAGCCGAAGCCCGGCCTGAGGCGGAAGCCGGAAAAGCCGAGGCCGCCCTATTGGCGCCGATGACCGTGACCGGCAGCGCCGAATACGATGCGGCCGATCCGTACAACCCGGATTACAACCGGCCTAATGCCACGACCGCCACGAAGACCGACACGCCGATCATGGAGACGCCGGTTTCCATCCAGGTCATTCCCAAAGCGATCCTGGCGGACAAACAGATAACGACGCTGCCCGACGCCGTCAACGGCCAGGTGAGCGGCGTGCTGGGCCGAACCGGTGGCGGCTATCTCTACGACAACTTCATCATCCGGGGCCTCGCCGGCTCCGGTTTCGGCGATGCCTACCGCAACGGCTTGTTCAACCGGCAGGATATTTACGACATCGCCAACATCGAGCGGATCGACATCCTCAAGGGGCCTGCGGCTGTGCTCTACGGGCGCATCGAGCCGGGCGGTCTGGTCAACTACGTGACCAAGAAGCCGCTCGATACGGCTTACTACTCCATTCAGCAGCAGTTCGGCTCTTATGATCAGTACCGCACGCTGATGGACGCCACCGGTCCGATCGATCAGAACAAGACTTTGCTTTACCGGATCAACGGATCCTATACCAACAACCAGTCGTTCCGGGATTTTGTCGGCAACGAGCGCTTTTTCGTGGCCCCCGTCGTTACCTGGCGGCCGACCGACCGCATCGAAACCCATCTGGAGCTGGAATACAAGCACGACCGCTTCAATGCCGATTTCGGCATTCCCGCGATCAATGGGCGTCCGGCGCCGATTCCGATCACCCGTACCTTGAAGGATGGCCCGGATCGCCAATCGGTCGAAAGTACGCTGGTCGGTTTCGACTGGACCTATCGCCTCAACGAGGACTGGAAAATAACCCAGCGCTACCTGTTCAAGGACTGGACGCTGAGCGGGCCGACGCTGTTCAATTTCGGGGGCCTCGACGCCGATAACCGCACCTTGAACCGCACCGCATATAAAAGTGTGCAGGACGTCATGACCCATTCGGGCAACCTGGATTTGAACGGCAAATTCGACCTTCTCGGCAGCCGGCACAATTTGTTGATCGGCTTCGACGGTTTTCTTGCTTCCACCGAATCCCCTTCCGCGAGCGAGGCGGCGCCTTCGATCGATATATTCAATCCGGTTTACGGACTGGTGGATTTCGACGCCCTGACCACCGACAACGGCTTTTTCTATCGCAAGGAATCCTGGCTGGGCGCTTACGTTCAGGACCAGATCACCTTCTTCGACCGACTGCATCTGTTGCTCGGCGGCCGCTACGACAACGTCACCACGGGCGCCAATTTTTCCCCGATGTCGCTCGCCGCGGCCAGAGCGGGGCGCGTTGCGCAGAAAGACGATGCGTTCAGCCCGCGCCTCGGCCTGCTTTACCAGGCGCTGGACTGGCTGTCCCTGTACGGCAATTACACCAAGTCGTTCAGCGGCAACAACGGCGTCAGCGCGGACGGCGCGAAATTCGATCCGCAGCGAGGCAAACAATACGAGATCGGGATCAAGGCAGAGACGCCCGATAAACGGCTTTCCTCGACGCTGGCCCTGTTCCACCTGACCAAGACCAACCTGCTTACCGACGATCCCAACGAAGCCGATCCCAATTTTCAAATTCTGGCCGGCGCGATCAGAAGCCGAGGCATCGAGTTCGATCTGGCCGGACAGATCACCGACCGACTGCATCTATTGACCACTTACGCTTATACCGAAGCCAAGTACACCCAGGATTTTGACGGCCTGCAGGGCAACCGGCTGGAAAACGTGCCTCGGCATCAGGGCAGTCTGTGGGGCACCTGGCAATTCAACGAAGCCTTCAAGGCCGGTCTGGGCGTGGTAGCCGTCGGCAGGCGCTGGGGCGATGCCGACAATACCTTCATCCTGCCGGGCTATGTTCGCCTGGATGCCATGGCGGCCTATACCCATACCGTGGGCCGGCATAGATTCACGGCCCAATTGAACGTCAACAACCTGCTGGACAAGGAATATTACGCCAACTCCGACGGCAGCGACCTGGACGTCATCCCCGGCTCGCCGATCAACGTGTTCGGCTCGTTGAAATACGAATTCTAG
- a CDS encoding FecR family protein gives MKAPKQPFSRPDNEQADQIAEQAIVWFARLQSGELSTDERLCFQTWKMQSPAHRQAYSEASQLWDDSDFNQALKRIGLSDGIVKKRRNAHAVRKWLPLSLAASVALLALLFDPVTRVQADYYTPVGASQTVRLSDGSNVTLNTDSAVAVAFNEEQRFVRLLKGEAYFDVRRDEGRPFVVDSGETETRVLGTRFIVRDGAAEDKVTVMQGLVNVSNKANRQNVLLHPDEQVGNTSSGLTAVRPLADHRESGWLKGRLSFQDTPLEQVVNDVGRYLPGLILFSDPTLKTYRINARFDVTRPSRALDTLEQTLPIKITYVGNWLTVIGRR, from the coding sequence ATGAAAGCACCCAAACAACCTTTTTCCAGGCCGGACAATGAACAGGCCGATCAGATCGCCGAACAGGCGATCGTCTGGTTTGCCCGTCTGCAGTCGGGTGAATTGTCGACAGATGAACGCCTTTGTTTTCAAACCTGGAAAATGCAAAGTCCGGCGCACCGGCAAGCCTACAGCGAAGCTTCGCAGTTATGGGACGACAGCGATTTTAATCAGGCGTTAAAACGCATCGGCCTGTCCGACGGCATCGTCAAAAAGCGGCGCAACGCTCATGCCGTCAGAAAATGGCTGCCGTTGAGCCTGGCGGCGAGCGTAGCCTTACTGGCTTTGCTGTTCGATCCCGTCACCCGCGTTCAGGCGGATTACTATACTCCGGTGGGCGCCAGTCAAACCGTTCGGCTGAGCGACGGCTCCAACGTCACCCTGAATACCGACAGCGCCGTCGCCGTTGCTTTTAACGAAGAACAACGGTTCGTTCGCCTGCTCAAAGGCGAAGCTTATTTCGACGTCCGGCGCGATGAAGGCAGACCGTTCGTGGTCGACAGCGGAGAGACGGAAACCCGAGTCCTTGGCACCCGCTTCATCGTTCGGGATGGAGCCGCCGAAGACAAGGTCACCGTGATGCAGGGGTTGGTCAACGTCAGCAACAAGGCCAACCGGCAAAACGTGCTCTTGCATCCGGACGAACAGGTCGGCAATACGTCATCGGGCCTGACTGCCGTTCGGCCTCTTGCCGACCATCGGGAAAGCGGCTGGCTGAAAGGCCGCCTGTCGTTTCAGGACACCCCCCTCGAACAAGTCGTCAACGACGTGGGCCGGTATCTGCCCGGCCTGATCCTGTTCAGCGATCCCACCTTGAAAACCTACCGCATCAATGCCCGCTTCGACGTTACCCGGCCGTCCCGCGCGCTGGATACGCTGGAACAAACCTTGCCGATCAAAATTACCTATGTCGGCAATTGGCTGACGGTGATCGGGCGGCGTTGA
- a CDS encoding RNA polymerase sigma factor → MTINGLMDKLFLRHSKELLLFATQRAGNGAEDLVQEAYLRLLQHPDPESIENVRAFLFRTTSNLSIDLYRRQMLETRYRFEPAPDLENDREVSGITSTTPAPETQISQQQELELLSEMLQELPEVTRYVFVLKRIEGLSHSEIAKRLGISERNSERHLAIALRHLLKHPGFEE, encoded by the coding sequence ATGACTATCAATGGTTTAATGGACAAGTTATTCCTCCGCCACAGCAAGGAGTTGTTGCTGTTTGCCACGCAACGCGCCGGCAATGGGGCGGAAGATCTGGTGCAGGAGGCTTATTTGCGCTTGCTGCAACACCCCGATCCCGAATCGATTGAAAACGTCCGTGCATTTTTGTTCCGAACCACGTCGAATTTGAGCATCGATCTTTACCGGCGACAAATGCTGGAGACGCGATACCGCTTTGAACCGGCGCCCGACCTCGAAAACGACAGGGAAGTTTCCGGCATAACGTCCACCACGCCGGCACCGGAAACCCAAATCAGCCAGCAGCAGGAACTGGAACTGCTGAGCGAAATGCTCCAGGAGCTTCCGGAAGTGACTCGTTACGTATTCGTGCTCAAGCGTATCGAAGGGCTTTCCCATTCCGAAATCGCCAAACGTTTGGGCATTTCGGAACGCAATTCCGAACGCCATCTCGCCATCGCTCTGCGGCATTTGCTCAAACATCCGGGTTTCGAGGAGTAG
- a CDS encoding RNA polymerase sigma factor, with the protein MSNVAFINQLIKLYDPELRRVTFRRCGCLETAADIVQETYHRMSSGNLWQQADNPRAMLHRIAANLATDHERRNRVRSRHAEQAGLSSEELQPADGLNPEQIAVARQRLDKLVEAVNTLPPRCRAVFILRKFENLSQAEIAERLGISRNMVEKHLRHALQTLQKIDEQ; encoded by the coding sequence ATGAGTAACGTCGCTTTTATCAATCAACTGATCAAGCTTTATGATCCGGAACTGCGCCGGGTAACGTTCAGGCGCTGCGGTTGTCTGGAAACGGCCGCCGACATCGTCCAGGAAACGTATCACCGCATGTCCTCGGGCAATTTATGGCAACAGGCGGACAATCCCCGCGCGATGCTGCACCGGATCGCCGCCAACCTGGCGACCGATCACGAGCGCCGTAACCGGGTGCGCAGCCGCCACGCCGAACAGGCCGGCTTGTCGAGTGAAGAATTGCAACCGGCGGACGGCCTGAACCCCGAACAGATCGCCGTTGCCCGGCAACGGCTGGACAAACTGGTCGAGGCGGTCAATACTCTGCCGCCCAGATGCCGCGCCGTATTCATACTGCGCAAATTCGAAAACTTGAGCCAGGCTGAAATCGCCGAACGCCTCGGCATCAGCCGCAACATGGTCGAAAAGCATTTACGGCATGCCTTGCAGACGTTGCAAAAAATCGACGAGCAATAA
- a CDS encoding TonB-dependent siderophore receptor: MYHPTKISVAALLCASLGSAVADEKVQTYHIPAQSLHGALQKLADQAGIAVFFSDSQVQGKTSPALQGSYSPREALEKLLAGSGLTYTFTDENSVSVKAADSKSDASSTLPAMRVVGTAEYDSTDPYNTDYNRPNAVTATKTDTPLIQTPFSVKVVPQQVLKDQQAITVDQALRNVSGVVTGSGGTGTFFIRGFGNYNVYRDGYLNQSQWAHTEDLENIERIEVLKGPGSVLYGRTEPGGLVNFVTKQPLDTAYYSLRQQFGSFDHYRTSVDATGPLSADKDLAYRFNLGYQSNNTFQEFGGNERLFVAPSLRWNISEQTTSTFKIEYSDIKELGRGTVPLLGDRPAPIPRSLNLGDPWNIQEDEYVMLSLNTVHAFNDNWRLRHRFNFTNHILTMSGKFPTGAFSPVQPNGDQTRYFFAQNTDGNDYQHNFFNALELNGKFDTAFLKHNLLIGGDYYRTDYRATSAGFTPQTGDVTNIYHPIHQPGPPAILPGDVDLAEWTLPWFGLYAQDQIELPYHLHALAGLRYDNATSSWHGSSYSDTSADKVSPRGGLVWQPIPEFSLYGSYTENFGASNYYDWSTKTPLPPQTAKQWEVGAKTELFDGRFSATMAYFDLTKQNLPMEVGPNVTKAVGEAESRGIEFDLSGEILPGWSIIGAYAYTPFAKTTKDSAGFGNSGKRLNNAPVHSASLWTTYEFQKPLLRGVRIGAGMQAVGQREIGYDETAQAPGYVTMNVMLSKFWKIGASRVTAQLNIDNLTDKTYIASIYSYGPSHYGAPRTFMGSVRIEY, translated from the coding sequence ATGTACCACCCCACGAAAATTTCGGTCGCCGCCCTGTTGTGCGCAAGCCTCGGCAGCGCGGTGGCGGACGAGAAAGTTCAGACCTACCATATTCCCGCCCAATCCTTGCACGGCGCCTTGCAAAAACTCGCGGATCAGGCCGGAATTGCGGTATTTTTCTCGGACAGCCAGGTGCAGGGCAAGACCAGCCCGGCCTTACAAGGCTCGTACAGTCCACGCGAAGCCTTGGAAAAATTGCTGGCAGGCAGCGGTTTGACCTATACCTTTACGGACGAAAATTCGGTTTCGGTCAAGGCCGCGGATTCGAAGAGCGATGCTTCGTCGACGTTGCCGGCGATGAGAGTGGTGGGAACGGCGGAATACGATTCGACCGATCCGTATAACACCGACTACAACCGTCCCAACGCGGTTACCGCGACCAAAACCGATACGCCGCTGATACAGACGCCGTTCTCGGTAAAAGTCGTTCCGCAGCAGGTGTTAAAAGACCAACAAGCGATTACCGTCGACCAGGCATTAAGGAACGTCAGCGGCGTGGTCACTGGCTCCGGCGGGACCGGCACCTTCTTCATCCGCGGTTTCGGCAACTACAACGTTTATCGGGACGGCTATTTGAATCAGAGCCAATGGGCGCATACCGAAGACCTGGAAAACATCGAGCGGATCGAAGTCTTGAAAGGCCCCGGTTCCGTTCTGTACGGGCGGACCGAGCCGGGCGGGCTGGTCAATTTCGTGACCAAGCAGCCGCTGGATACGGCGTATTACAGCCTGCGCCAGCAATTCGGCTCGTTCGATCACTACCGCACCAGCGTCGATGCGACCGGCCCTTTGAGCGCCGACAAGGATCTGGCTTACCGTTTCAATCTGGGGTATCAATCCAACAACACCTTTCAGGAGTTCGGCGGTAACGAACGCTTGTTCGTCGCGCCTTCCCTGCGCTGGAACATCAGCGAGCAGACCACGTCGACCTTCAAGATCGAATACAGCGACATCAAGGAGTTGGGGCGCGGCACGGTTCCTCTCCTGGGCGATCGCCCGGCGCCGATTCCACGCTCGCTCAATCTCGGCGATCCTTGGAATATTCAGGAAGACGAATATGTCATGTTGTCGTTGAACACCGTGCACGCATTCAACGACAACTGGCGGCTGCGGCACCGCTTCAACTTTACCAACCACATCCTGACCATGTCGGGAAAGTTCCCGACAGGCGCCTTTTCCCCCGTGCAGCCGAACGGGGATCAGACACGGTATTTCTTTGCGCAAAACACCGACGGCAACGATTATCAGCACAATTTTTTCAACGCGCTGGAGCTGAACGGAAAATTCGATACCGCCTTTCTAAAGCACAATCTGTTGATCGGCGGCGACTATTACCGTACCGACTACCGAGCCACCTCGGCCGGGTTTACTCCTCAGACCGGCGACGTTACCAATATTTATCATCCGATCCACCAGCCCGGACCGCCGGCCATCCTGCCGGGCGACGTGGACCTGGCTGAATGGACGCTCCCGTGGTTCGGCCTGTATGCGCAGGATCAAATCGAGCTGCCTTATCATTTGCATGCGCTGGCGGGACTTCGTTACGACAATGCGACCAGCTCCTGGCACGGCTCCTCTTATTCCGACACCAGCGCGGACAAGGTTTCGCCGCGCGGCGGCCTGGTCTGGCAGCCGATTCCCGAGTTTTCGCTTTACGGCAGCTACACCGAAAACTTCGGCGCCTCGAACTATTACGACTGGTCGACGAAAACGCCGTTGCCGCCGCAAACCGCGAAGCAATGGGAAGTCGGCGCCAAAACCGAGCTGTTCGACGGACGCTTCAGCGCGACGATGGCTTATTTCGACCTGACCAAACAGAATCTGCCGATGGAGGTTGGGCCGAACGTCACCAAAGCCGTCGGCGAGGCCGAGAGCCGCGGCATCGAATTTGATTTGAGCGGCGAAATTCTGCCGGGCTGGAGCATCATCGGCGCCTATGCCTATACGCCGTTCGCCAAAACGACCAAGGATTCGGCCGGTTTCGGAAACAGCGGCAAGCGCCTGAACAATGCCCCGGTGCACAGCGCCAGCCTGTGGACTACTTACGAGTTTCAAAAGCCGCTGTTGCGGGGCGTCAGAATCGGCGCGGGCATGCAGGCGGTGGGGCAGCGCGAGATCGGCTACGACGAGACCGCGCAAGCGCCGGGCTACGTCACGATGAACGTGATGTTGAGCAAGTTCTGGAAGATCGGCGCTTCCCGTGTCACGGCGCAACTGAACATCGACAATCTGACCGACAAAACCTATATTGCCAGCATCTACAGCTATGGCCCTTCACACTACGGCGCGCCGCGGACATTCATGGGGTCGGTGAGAATAGAATATTGA